From Lolium rigidum isolate FL_2022 unplaced genomic scaffold, APGP_CSIRO_Lrig_0.1 contig_10568_1, whole genome shotgun sequence, a single genomic window includes:
- the LOC124680239 gene encoding eukaryotic translation initiation factor 5-like — protein MAMQNIGASNKDDAFYRYKMPRMLTKIEGRGNGIKTNIVNMVDIAKALARPASYTTKYFGCELGAQSKFDEKTGISLVNGAHDTSKLAGLLENFIKKYVQCYGCGNPETEVLISKNQMITLKCAACGFLSDVDMRDKLTTFILKNPPEQKKGGKDKKAMRRAEKERLKEGEAADEEMKKLKKDAKKKGASSKESTAKGVATKKKAVDGGSDEEHATSPTNSQDADFEAAVDDDDNDDDDVQWQTDTSAEAARKRMQEQLSAATAEMVMLATEETEKKKKQALHKEDSANGTTKPEDNSNGNQAGPKTTPYDELVEEIKTNLGNAVTAAQLKSVLSSATLPHKDVMHALFEALFHGAGKGFARDVVKNKKYLAAAVPDEASQILLLQAIEAFCGKCSAEALKEVPVVLKALYDGDVLEEETIVQWYNEAVAAGKNSQVVKNAKPVVEWLQSAESDEE, from the coding sequence ATGGCGATGCAAAACATTGGTGCTTCAAACAAGGATGATGCCTTCTACAGGTATAAGATGCCCAGAATGTTGACCAAAATAGAAGGCCGTGGTAATGGAATCAAGACAAATATTGTGAACATGGTTGATATAGCAAAAGCACTTGCCAGGCCTGCCTCCTACACAACTAAGTACTTTGGGTGTGAACTTGGGGCACAATCAAAATTTGATGAGAAGACAGGTATCTCCTTGGTTAATGGTGCTCATGATACTTCCAAGTTGGCTGGACTTCTTGAAAACTTCATCAAAAAGTATGTCCAGTGTTATGGTTGTGGCAATCCTGAAACCGAGGTCCTCATCTCTAAGAACCAGATGATAACTCTGAAATGTGCTGCATGTGGCTTCCTATCTGATGTTGACATGAGGGACAAGCTCACTACATTCATACTGAAGAACCCGCcagaacagaagaagggaggcaaaGACAAGAAAGCTATGCGAAGAGCTGAGAAGGAGCGGCTGAAAGAAGGTGAGGCTGCTGATGAGGAGATGAAGAAACTCAAAAAAGATGCGAAGAAGAAAGGTGCTTCTTCCAAGGAGAGTACTGCAAAAGGTGTTGCTACAAAGAAAAAGGCTGTTGATGGAGGTTCTGATGAAGAACATGCAACCTCACCAACTAACAGTCAAGATGCTGACTTTGAAGCTGCTGTAGATGACGATGACAATGATGATGACGATGTGCAGTGGCAGACTGACACGTCAGCAGAGGCTGCGAGAAAACGCATGCAGGAGCAGCTGAGTGCAGCAACTGCTGAAATGGTTATGCTTGCCACCGAGGagacggagaagaagaagaaacaggcCCTGCACAAAGAGGACAGTGCCAATGGGACAACGAAGCCTGAAGACAATTCAAACGGCAACCAGGCTGGGCCTAAAACCACTCCTTATGATGAACTGGTTGAAGAGATCAAGACTAACTTGGGCAATGCTGTCACCGCCGCGCAGCTCAAAAGTGTGCTGTCCTCCGCAACCCTACCCCACAAGGACGTGATGCATGCTCTCTTTGAGGCGCTCTTCCATGGCGCAGGCAAGGGGTTTGCGAGGGACGTTGTGAAGAACAAGAAGTACCTTGCTGCTGCTGTGCCTGATGAAGCATCCCAGATTCTCCTGCTCCAGGCTATTGAGGCGTTCTGTGGCAAGTGCAGCGCTGAAGCCCTGAAGGAAGTCCCAGTCGTCCTGAAGGCCCTCTATGATGGAGACGTCCTTGAGGAAGAAACCATTGTCCAGTGGTACAATGAGGCTGTTGCGGCTGGCAAGAACTCCCAGGTCGTGAAGAACGCCAAGCCAGTTGTGGAGTGGCTCCAGAGCGCCGAATCTGACGAGGAGTGA
- the LOC124680233 gene encoding serine protease SPPA, chloroplastic: MARLLVLRSAPYHRSTLSAAAILSPSNLRHSASFPHPARRPLRVPARAIQSSSSSSGATKQDEAPQTAGDAQEPLPAAPAFVVEELGWGTQLAVKLRMLVAPPWQRVRKGSVLTMKLRGEVTDQLKTRFSSGLSLPQICENFEKAAYDPRISGIYLHIEPLSCGWGKVEEIRRHIVDFKKSGKFIVGYMPVGGEKEYYLASACAELYAPPSAYVALYGLTIQQTFLRGVLEKVGVQPEVQRIGRYKSAGDQLARRSMSNEVREMLAALLDNIYGNWLDTVSSKHGKKIEETEEFINSGVYQVERLKEEGWITDLLYDDEVMTMLKERVGQNDKKSLRMVDYSKYSRVRKSTLGIEGGGDRIAVIRASGSITRTRGRLSVGSSGIVAEQFIEKIRTVRESEKYKAVILRIDSPGGDALASDLMWREIRLLADSKPVIASMSDVAASGGYYMAMAAPVIVAEKLTLTGSIGVVTGKFILQKLYERIDFNKEILSKGRYAELNAADNRPLRPDEAELFEKSAQNAYASFRDKAAMSRSMSIDEMETVAQGRVWSGQDAASRGLVDSLGGFSQALAIAKQRANIPQDKKVQLVEISRASPSLPEILSGIGGSLLGVDRVLKGVLQDVTSLNGVQARMDGILFERLENASGESQLFVLIKEIVNYFD; this comes from the exons ATGGCGAGGCTCCTCGTGCTCCGCTCGGCGCCGTACCACCGCTccaccctctccgccgccgccatcctctcCCCCTCCAACCTCCGCCACTCCGCCTCCTTCCCCCACCCCGCCCGCCGCCCCCTCCGCGTCCCGGCCCGCGccatccagtcctcctcctcctcgtccggcgCCACCAAGCAGGACGAGGCGCCCCAgaccgccggcgacgcccaggaGCCGCTGCCCGCCGCGCCGGCCTTCGTGGTCGAGGAGCTCGGGTGGGGCACCCAGCTCGCCGTCAAGCTCAGAATGCTCGTCGCCCCGCCCTGGCAGCGCGTCCGCAAGGGCAGCGTCCTCACCATGAAGCTCCGGGGCGAG GTAACGGATCAGCTGAAGACCCGCTTCTCGTCGGGGCTCTCGCTGCCGCAAATCTGCGAGAATTTCGAGAAGGCGGCATACGACCCGCGGATATCGGGGATTTACCTGCACATAGAGCCGCTGAGCTGCGGGTGGGGGAAGGTGGAAGAGATCAGAAGGCACATTGTGGATTTCAAGAAATCTG GTAAATTTATCGTCGGCTATATGCCTGTCGGCGGGGAGAAAGAATACTACCTTGCTTCTGCGTGCGCTGAGCTGTATGCGCCACCAAGTGCTTATGTTGCTCTCTATGGTCTGACCATTCAGCAAACATTTCTCAGAG GTGTGCTTGAGAAAGTTGGAGTACAACCAGAAGTTCAACGAATTGGCCGCTATAAAAGTGCGGGAGACCAACTTGCTCGGAGGAGCATGTCAAATGAAGTGAGGGAGATGCTGGCTGCCCTACTTGATAATATTTATGGAAACTGGCTGGACACAGTATCTTCCAAACATG GGAAGAAAATAGAAGAAACCGAGGAGTTTATTAATTCAGGAGTCTATCAGGTCGAGAGACTTAAGGAAGAAGGTTGGATAACTGATCTATTGTATGATGATGAG GTAATGACAATGTTGAAAGAGAGAGTAGGACAGAACGACAAGAAAAGCCTGCGTATGGTGGACTACAG TAAATATTCACGTGTAAGAAAATCAACTCTTGGAATAGAAGGGGGAGGAGATAGAATTGCGGTAATCAGAGCATCTGGAAGCATAACTCGTACTCGCGGCCGGCTGAGTGTTGGTAGTTCTGGCATTGTTGCCGAGCAGTTTATTGAGAAGATACGTACTGTTAGAG AATCAGAAAAGTATAAAGCTGTTATCCTCCGTATAGACAGCCCTGGGGGTGATGCTCTTGCTTCTGATCT gatgtggAGGGAAATTAGACTTCTAGCTGACTCTAAGCCTGTGATAGCGTCCATGTCTGATGTTGCTGCAAGTGGTGGATACTACATGGCAATGGCTGCACCAGTCATTGTTGCCGAGAAACTTACTCTAACAGGATCAATTGGAGTTGTCACAG GGAAATTCATCCTTCAAAAGCTCTATGAGAGGATTGACTTCAATAAAGAAATTCTATCTAAGGGTAGATATGCAGAGCTTAATGCTGCTGACAACCGCCCTTTAAG ACCAGATGAGGCAGAGCTTTTTGAAAAGTCGGCGCAAAATGCTTATGCATCGTTTCGAGATAAAGCAGCCATGTCACGCTCAATGAGT ATTGATGAGATGGAGACTGTTGCACAAGGTCGGGTGTGGAGCGGCCAAGATGCAGCTTCAAGAGGGTTGGTTGATTCACTAGGTGGATTCTCACAAGCTCTAGCCATTGCAAAACAGAGAGCCAATATACCGCAAGATAAGAAG GTCCAGCTAGTTGAGATCTCGAGGGCCTCACCATCACTACCGGAGATCTTGTCAGGCATTGGGGGTTCACTGCTTGGAGTTGACAGGGTCTTGAAGGGGGTGCTCCAGGACGTCACCTCCTTAAATGGAGTCCAAGctagaatggatggcatattgttTGAAAGATTGGAAAATGCGTCAGGGGAGAGTCAACTCTTCGTGCTCATAAAGGAAATTGTAAATTATTTCGATTGA